The following DNA comes from Magnolia sinica isolate HGM2019 chromosome 18, MsV1, whole genome shotgun sequence.
CATATACGCACCCGTGTTGGTAGAATACGCACGCACCCATGTCGGTGGAAGTCCTATACAAGAATATTttcgagtttgggttacaaattTCTATActtaatcctatacaaggaatatGTATACAATGGACTTTAATTAACCCTTACTTAGTTGGATTGAGCCCCGTTAATCTGCCTTCTTGAGATGCGTCTTCTCTTTTTTGATCCATTTCTCTTGTGCTCCCCCGTTATTTGAAGTCAGTCTTCTTTAGCTTCTTTGAATCGGCTACTGACAATAATATATTCATATTGAGACGTCAAGGTAACGCGAGTTTGGTTGAATCTCTCATAACTAATGGTGTTACTTGGTTCCAAGTATAGATTCATTTATATGGGTATTCTAGAGATTGTAGACAATGATTTCTTATAAAATTAGTGTCTAATCCTAGAAAATAGAAGAGACCAAGTGAATATTTATAAAagaggttagaatcctcattagagtgataaATCACAAGGAATATGGCTTACATCCCTTAGGTTTAGAGCCTATAATGATTGAAAAAGAGTTTCAAGCATAAAGGTCTCTAACACACAAAAAATTCCATCATTAAGCCCAAAGATCGGATGCCCTTTTATAGAGAAAAGGTTTATAACGGCTAAAAAATGGACAAATAATAGCTAAGTCGATACGATCGATTCTTCGATAGGATTGAACTTACCTTTGATATAATCGAGAAATTTCAGATATAGCCAGTTTGCTTACTGGATGGTTTTGCCCATCTTCAATCAAATCGAGGGAATCTTTGATTTGATCGAGTCCTATTGACGGACTTTCGATTCGATCGAGATCTACTCGAAGGAGCCAAGATTAATTATGTTGTTTTGAACAATTTATTTACAACAGCTTTAAACCTTTAAAGCCTATCTTAACATAATGAAATTAAGACCCTAAGGCTATAGGATAATCAAGCAAATATTTACCTATTTAATAATGGATCATCTAGAGGCTAAGGTTGTTTTGAACCTAAAGAGGTCTAAAGTTAGAGTTACCAAGGAATCTCAATTTAAATGTttctttactccttgatgctTCATGTCTTTACGTGTTTTCGGTCTTTAACTTCCAAGATCTCAACCGACTTATTGACACACTGActcagtaaaataaataaattatatatttataattcaatattTTGTAGTTTCACATAATATTATCGTACTCCTCTACAAGCTTTTAGTCGTCACTTTTCATCAATCTACATACCGATGCATCAATTGATCCAATTTACTCTTTCAATTTTGTACTTGATAATCATCCAAACTTTCCCATTTCATCATCATTGCACCAACCATTTACCCTGCATGCCACCGAGTCTGCTAGAACGTCCCGAAATTAGATCTGCTCGAGCTCAGTCTCTAGTATCTCGGCCCACTGCACCTCTATGATATGTTAACCAAGACTGAGATGATAGTAATCAGAGCtgcctggtttttttttttttttttcattttgaggATACTTTAGTTTAAGGAAAATAAAATGAAGTATagaacaaaaaagagaaaaaaaaaaacttaaataccCCGGCAAAGTGTAATGGATGGTTCGTAAGcacttaaaaattatttagagATTGCATATTTGGTATGCAAGCAATTCAAATTCAATTGTCCAAATTTATTGTTTgactattagattggtggacTATTTATTCCAccagtaaaaataaaaatgcccaATTGTCTTATTTTCATTAAATAAGTATATAGGGATCCCAGACTAGGattgaaaaatctaatttttagACCATAGCCCATCAAAGGTTAGCCGGTCTAATGTAAAGTAATATATGATGCGTGTACCATTTTTAACTGCCAGGGAATCAAGCATTcggccagagcatcaaataactcgaTAGAAAGTGAAGTTCAACATCTGAAAGGAGAGTTTTGCAATCCACACGCACCCGCACGCGCAAGTATGCCTAGCAACCATGCACGTGTGGCAGTCCACATTTCAAGCTTGtttgaaccatccattgtttTTGTACACGTGTGAGCTATCTTATGAGTTAAGATTTTGAGCCAGGTGCCCATCCACATTGTGAATCCCGCCTGATAAAAAGGGACGGATGGTAACAGAGATGACAAGTGTCAGCATATATATAGCTGTGTATGTTGGAACCACGTGTACCGTGGATGTAAACAGAAGCATGGCCCACCAAACTCTACCAAAGCATCATCATATATCATCTCTAGTACTACTACAACAGAACCAACTTCCGTTCTCTTTTCCTCTTCTATCCTCCAAGTGGAGCACAGATTCTTCCCTCCTCTTTGCTTTTTCCTCCTTCCTTTCTCTTCCACcacaagcctctctctctctctctttctctctctctctctctctctctctctctctccatccattcTAGAAAATCAAAACTCGAAAAGAAGATGGTTCGTGAGAAGCGAATGGGTGTCAACTACTCCACCCGGCACTGCTTCGCATTCATCTCCATCTTTCTCCTCCTAGCAGGTGTGACGACTCTCATCGTCTGGCTCGTGTACCGCCCAAGCAAGCCGAGCTTCCACGTCATCGGCGCTGCCATCTACGACGTGAACACGACCTCGTCCTACGTAGTCTCCACAACCATGCAGTTCACATTGGTTGCCCACAATCCCAACAAGCGATCCGCCGCATACATCGATCGCCTTTCCGCCTACATCTCGTACAGGGAAGAAGTGATCACGGCGCCAGCTCCGCTCCCACCGATGTTCCTGGAGAGGGAAGGGACGGTGATCATGTCGCCGATGCTGGGAGGTGAGCCGGTGCCGGTGTCGCCGAATGTTCCGGGTGGGCTGGTGACGGATGAGGCGTATGGGGTGGTGGCGCTGAGGGTGGTGTTGTTGGGGAGGTTGAGATGGAAAGCTGGAGCGTTTCGAAGCGGACACTATGGGATGTTT
Coding sequences within:
- the LOC131232685 gene encoding NDR1/HIN1-like protein 1, with product MGVNYSTRHCFAFISIFLLLAGVTTLIVWLVYRPSKPSFHVIGAAIYDVNTTSSYVVSTTMQFTLVAHNPNKRSAAYIDRLSAYISYREEVITAPAPLPPMFLEREGTVIMSPMLGGEPVPVSPNVPGGLVTDEAYGVVALRVVLLGRLRWKAGAFRSGHYGMFAKCDVLIGLKKGHVGEVPILGSPDCSVDV